In Candidatus Roseilinea sp., one DNA window encodes the following:
- a CDS encoding beta-glucosidase, with the protein MTSFPKTFLWGTATAAHQVEGNNVNSDFWVLETTPGTIFAEPSGDACDHYHRYAEDIRLLSELGFNAYRFSIEWARMEPEDGLFSAATIAHYRRMLLCCHEHGLAPMVTLHHFTSPRWTMRLGGWEDMEIVARFARYAERIARDLGDLIPYYCTINEANLPSLLTLMMSAPQRKRDDAPVGADMSAMHNPRERPWWQECARRMGVAPERLNPFLFSNTPSARAVVCHAHEAAREAIKRLRPDARVGITLALVDVQSRGGDQVAQRVWNDILYAFAPHLKGDDFLGVQNYSRLLVGPEGPLPPELELTQMGYEFYPEALAGVLRETSKLGLPLIVTENGVATDDDARRIEFIDRALAGVQACLRDGVDVRGYTYWSAFDNFEWMLGYKMHFGLIAVDRATQARTVKPSAHYLGALARRTREG; encoded by the coding sequence ATGACGTCATTTCCCAAGACCTTCCTGTGGGGTACGGCTACCGCCGCGCATCAAGTCGAAGGCAACAACGTCAACTCTGACTTCTGGGTGCTGGAGACCACGCCCGGCACGATCTTCGCCGAGCCGAGCGGCGACGCCTGCGACCACTACCACCGCTACGCAGAGGACATCCGGTTGCTGAGCGAACTTGGTTTCAACGCCTATCGCTTCAGCATCGAATGGGCGCGCATGGAGCCGGAGGATGGTCTGTTCAGCGCCGCGACCATCGCCCATTACCGTCGCATGCTGCTCTGTTGTCACGAGCACGGCCTCGCGCCGATGGTGACGCTGCACCACTTCACCTCACCGCGCTGGACGATGCGGCTGGGTGGATGGGAGGACATGGAGATCGTCGCGCGCTTCGCCCGTTACGCAGAGCGCATCGCGCGCGACCTGGGCGACTTGATCCCCTACTATTGCACGATCAATGAAGCGAACTTGCCCAGCCTGCTGACGCTGATGATGTCTGCGCCACAGCGCAAGCGAGACGACGCGCCGGTCGGCGCAGACATGTCGGCGATGCACAACCCGCGTGAAAGGCCATGGTGGCAGGAGTGTGCTCGTCGCATGGGCGTCGCGCCCGAACGGCTCAATCCCTTCCTGTTCAGCAACACGCCCAGCGCTCGAGCGGTCGTCTGTCACGCGCACGAGGCGGCGCGCGAGGCGATCAAGCGCCTTCGGCCGGACGCCCGCGTCGGCATCACGCTGGCGTTGGTGGACGTGCAATCGCGCGGCGGCGACCAGGTCGCGCAGCGCGTGTGGAACGACATCTTGTATGCGTTCGCGCCGCATCTGAAGGGCGATGACTTCCTCGGTGTGCAGAACTACTCGCGCCTGCTGGTCGGGCCGGAGGGGCCACTACCGCCGGAACTCGAACTCACACAAATGGGCTACGAGTTCTATCCCGAGGCGCTGGCCGGCGTGCTGCGCGAGACGAGCAAACTCGGCCTGCCGCTGATCGTGACCGAGAACGGCGTGGCTACCGACGACGACGCCCGGCGGATCGAGTTCATTGACCGCGCGCTGGCCGGCGTGCAGGCATGCCTGCGCGACGGCGTGGATGTGCGCGGCTACACCTATTGGTCGGCCTTCGATAACTTCGAGTGGATGCTAGGCTACAAGATGCACTTCGGGTTGATCGCTGTGGATCGCGCGACACAAGCGCGCACGGTCAAGCCAAGCGCGCACTACCTGGGCGCGCTCGCGCGCCGGACACGCGAGGGTTAG
- the aat gene encoding leucyl/phenylalanyl-tRNA--protein transferase, with protein MIPWLRKNTPFPPVERALRHPNGLLCAGGDLSPQRLLDAYRRGIFPWYSEGEPILWWSPDPRQVLFTDELHISRSLRRRLNGRRFEIRYDTAFREVMLGCAAPRPKQDGTWITPEMIAAYCALHAMGHAHCVEAWLDGALVGGIYGVQIGRMFFGESMFSRATDASKVALVHLVARLRCMGIPLMDCQQETPHTTSLGARPIPRAEFIAWLRRLVDLPPLAPFAPALADGSSGSK; from the coding sequence ATGATTCCCTGGCTGCGCAAAAACACGCCCTTCCCGCCCGTGGAGCGCGCGCTGCGCCACCCAAACGGCCTGCTGTGCGCCGGCGGCGACCTCTCACCGCAGCGCCTGCTCGACGCTTACCGTCGCGGCATCTTCCCGTGGTATAGCGAGGGCGAGCCGATCCTGTGGTGGAGCCCGGACCCGCGCCAGGTGCTCTTCACCGACGAACTGCACATCAGCCGCTCACTGCGCCGGCGATTGAACGGTCGGCGCTTCGAGATCCGCTACGACACGGCCTTCCGTGAAGTGATGCTAGGCTGCGCCGCACCGCGACCGAAGCAAGACGGCACGTGGATCACGCCGGAGATGATCGCGGCGTATTGCGCGTTGCACGCGATGGGCCATGCGCACTGCGTCGAGGCGTGGCTGGATGGCGCACTGGTCGGCGGCATCTACGGCGTGCAGATCGGGCGAATGTTCTTCGGCGAAAGCATGTTCAGCCGTGCGACCGACGCATCGAAGGTCGCGCTGGTGCATTTGGTCGCTCGGTTGCGTTGCATGGGCATCCCGCTGATGGACTGTCAGCAAGAAACGCCGCACACGACCTCGCTCGGCGCACGGCCGATCCCACGCGCCGAGTTCATCGCCTGGCTGCGACGGCTGGTGGATCTACCACCGTTAGCGCCCTTCGCGCCGGCTCTTGCCGACGGATCATCTGGCTCAAAGTGA
- the nrfA gene encoding cytochrome c-552 produces the protein MKRFSLNDIPLGVYLVATAVIALVTAGVLLLMQNISERQREGQQDAFRVVPLSEDVTDPKQWGLNYPMQYDAYLRTVDIERTRYGGSEAVQKLDKDDRWKTIWAGMPFSVDFREDRGHAYMLIDQRETERVKQFKQPGACLHCHSSVLPAYYQKGVEAGVPPENREAAIYRGFEIINPMPYAEATQLVEHPITCNDCHTPENMAIRVTRPAFVDGIRVLARSDYPVPHLPSIERWRAGDRQVEYDPNTMASRQEMRSLVCAQCHVEYYFAGQEKKVTYPWHNGLTIEAIYDYYQAAGFKDWKHKLTETPALKAQHPEFEMWSQGVHAANGVACADCHMPYQRVGAVKISDHHVRSPMLNINNACQTCHNQSEADILARVNLIQDRTFAQMDRATGALVALINDIQAAKANGAPEDRIAQAQEFQRKASFWVDYVNAENSMGFHAPQEAMRILGEAIDYARQGQLAIAPWATPKPQANTACGVKVC, from the coding sequence ATGAAGCGATTCTCGCTAAACGATATTCCCCTGGGCGTCTATCTCGTCGCGACGGCAGTCATCGCGCTGGTGACAGCCGGCGTGCTGTTGCTGATGCAAAACATCAGCGAGCGCCAGCGTGAGGGTCAGCAAGATGCGTTTCGCGTCGTGCCGCTCTCGGAAGATGTCACCGACCCCAAGCAGTGGGGGTTGAACTATCCGATGCAATACGACGCCTACCTGCGCACGGTGGACATTGAGCGCACGCGCTACGGCGGCAGCGAGGCTGTTCAGAAGTTGGACAAGGACGACCGCTGGAAGACGATCTGGGCCGGCATGCCGTTCAGCGTGGACTTCCGCGAAGATCGCGGACACGCTTATATGCTGATTGACCAGCGGGAGACCGAACGGGTGAAGCAGTTCAAACAGCCGGGCGCGTGTTTGCATTGTCACTCGTCGGTGCTGCCGGCCTACTATCAGAAGGGTGTTGAAGCAGGCGTGCCGCCGGAGAACCGCGAGGCAGCCATCTACCGGGGGTTCGAGATCATCAACCCGATGCCCTACGCCGAAGCCACGCAGCTGGTGGAGCATCCGATCACCTGCAACGATTGTCACACGCCGGAGAACATGGCCATCCGTGTGACACGCCCGGCGTTCGTTGACGGCATCCGTGTGCTGGCGCGCTCTGACTATCCCGTGCCGCATCTGCCCAGCATCGAGCGCTGGCGCGCCGGCGACCGCCAGGTCGAATACGACCCCAACACGATGGCCTCGCGCCAGGAGATGCGCTCGCTGGTGTGCGCACAATGCCATGTGGAGTACTACTTCGCCGGGCAGGAGAAGAAGGTGACCTATCCATGGCACAACGGGTTGACCATCGAGGCGATCTACGATTACTATCAGGCAGCCGGATTCAAGGACTGGAAGCACAAGCTTACCGAGACGCCGGCGTTGAAGGCGCAGCATCCGGAGTTCGAGATGTGGAGTCAGGGTGTGCACGCGGCCAACGGCGTCGCTTGCGCCGATTGTCACATGCCCTACCAGCGCGTCGGCGCGGTGAAGATCAGCGATCATCACGTGCGCAGCCCGATGTTGAACATCAACAACGCCTGCCAGACCTGCCACAACCAGAGCGAGGCCGACATCCTCGCGCGCGTCAACCTGATCCAGGACCGGACGTTTGCGCAGATGGATCGCGCGACGGGGGCGCTGGTGGCGCTTATTAACGACATCCAGGCAGCAAAGGCCAACGGCGCGCCGGAGGACCGCATTGCGCAGGCGCAGGAGTTCCAGCGCAAGGCCAGCTTCTGGGTGGACTATGTGAACGCCGAGAACTCGATGGGCTTCCACGCGCCGCAGGAGGCCATGCGCATCCTCGGCGAGGCGATTGACTACGCCCGCCAGGGCCAGCTTGCGATCGCGCCGTGGGCGACGCCCAAGCCGCAGGCTAATACCGCTTGCGGAGTCAAGGTGTGCTAA
- the gcvPB gene encoding putative glycine dehydrogenase (decarboxylating) subunit 2, translated as MEPLIFELSSPGRRGVCLPESDVPPYELPTELLRERLPLPEVSQIDVTRHFTRLSQLNFAIDTTLYPLGSCTMKYNPRVNEDAARLPGFALLHPLTDPDAAQGALCLMYELQTYLAEIAGLKGVSLQPAAGAQGEFTGILMMRAYHADRGDHQRTKMLIPDSAHGTNPASSAMAGLHVVEIPSDARGNVDLAALKAQLDDTVCGLMITNPNTLGMFEEHIEEVCALVHAAGGLVYGDGANMNALLGIAKPGEIGFDVIHYNLHKTFSTPHGGGGPGSGPVAANEKLVDFLPGPIVRAVEAGEDEWRYEWYMPPKSIGRMRAFHGNFGMLVRAFTYIRVHGEAGLRAVSQHAVLNANYIQARLRDVYPFPHGERFCMHETCAQGKIAGAPSVVALDISKRLMDYGFHPPTNYFPLPKVVPEALLIEPTETESKQTLDRFCDAMLRIAEEARQNPQFLKDAPHTAPMKRLDEVKAAKELVLCCVIADDE; from the coding sequence GTGGAACCGTTGATCTTCGAATTATCGTCGCCCGGTCGCAGAGGCGTCTGCCTGCCCGAGAGCGACGTGCCGCCCTATGAGCTGCCCACGGAGCTGCTGCGCGAGCGACTGCCGTTGCCCGAAGTGAGCCAGATTGACGTGACGCGCCACTTCACCCGGCTCTCGCAGTTGAACTTCGCGATAGACACGACGTTGTATCCGCTGGGCAGTTGCACCATGAAGTACAACCCGCGCGTCAACGAGGACGCTGCACGGCTGCCCGGCTTCGCCCTGCTTCATCCGCTCACCGACCCGGATGCGGCGCAGGGTGCGCTGTGCCTCATGTATGAGCTGCAGACGTATCTGGCCGAGATCGCCGGCCTCAAGGGTGTGAGCCTACAACCGGCTGCTGGCGCACAGGGCGAGTTCACCGGCATCCTGATGATGCGCGCCTATCACGCCGACCGCGGCGATCACCAGCGGACGAAGATGCTGATCCCCGACAGCGCGCACGGCACCAACCCGGCTTCTTCTGCCATGGCCGGCCTGCACGTGGTCGAGATCCCTTCCGACGCGCGTGGCAATGTGGACCTGGCCGCGCTGAAGGCACAGCTCGATGACACGGTATGCGGCCTGATGATCACCAACCCGAATACGCTCGGCATGTTCGAGGAGCACATCGAGGAGGTGTGCGCGTTAGTGCACGCAGCCGGCGGCCTGGTCTACGGCGACGGCGCCAACATGAACGCACTGCTCGGCATCGCCAAGCCGGGCGAGATCGGCTTCGACGTGATCCACTACAACCTGCACAAGACCTTCAGCACGCCGCATGGCGGCGGTGGTCCCGGGAGCGGGCCGGTCGCTGCGAACGAGAAATTGGTGGACTTCCTGCCCGGCCCGATCGTGCGCGCCGTTGAGGCCGGGGAAGACGAATGGCGCTACGAATGGTACATGCCGCCCAAGAGCATCGGGCGCATGCGGGCGTTCCATGGCAACTTCGGCATGCTGGTGCGGGCATTCACCTACATTCGCGTGCACGGTGAGGCAGGCCTGCGCGCGGTGAGCCAGCACGCCGTGTTGAACGCCAACTACATACAGGCCCGGCTGCGCGACGTGTACCCCTTCCCACACGGCGAGCGCTTCTGCATGCACGAGACCTGCGCGCAGGGCAAGATCGCCGGCGCGCCGTCGGTCGTCGCGCTGGACATCTCCAAGCGCCTGATGGACTACGGCTTCCATCCGCCGACCAACTACTTCCCGTTGCCCAAAGTCGTGCCCGAGGCGTTGCTCATCGAGCCGACCGAGACCGAGTCCAAACAGACGCTCGACCGCTTCTGCGATGCGATGCTCCGCATCGCAGAAGAAGCGCGCCAAAACCCGCAGTTCCTGAAAGACGCCCCTCACACCGCACCCATGAAACGGCTGGACGAGGTGAAAGCCGCGAAGGAGCTGGTGCTGTGCTGTGTGATTGCGGACGATGAATGA
- the mgsA gene encoding methylglyoxal synthase produces the protein MRRPVIALIAHDRKKDEMQAFCLRHREALARFDLIATGTTGERIVQATGLHVHRYLSGPYGGDAQIAARVVEGDVCAVIFFVDPLYAHPHEPDIQGLMRVCNVHNVPLATNPATAELLIEALAASAS, from the coding sequence ATGCGCCGACCCGTCATCGCCCTGATCGCGCACGACCGGAAGAAGGACGAGATGCAGGCGTTTTGCCTGCGCCATCGCGAGGCGCTCGCACGCTTCGACCTGATCGCCACGGGCACGACGGGGGAACGCATCGTACAAGCCACCGGCCTACACGTGCATCGCTATCTGTCCGGCCCTTACGGCGGCGACGCACAAATCGCGGCCCGCGTGGTCGAGGGCGATGTATGCGCCGTGATCTTCTTCGTGGATCCACTCTACGCTCACCCGCACGAGCCGGACATCCAAGGGCTGATGCGCGTGTGCAACGTGCACAACGTGCCGCTGGCCACCAACCCGGCGACTGCAGAGTTGCTGATCGAGGCGCTGGCGGCGTCTGCATCGTAG
- a CDS encoding PPOX class F420-dependent enzyme: MPKIPDEYLDLFQKKSFAHLATVMPDGSPQVTPVWVDYDGNYVVINTARGRVKDRNMPLGAKVAIEIMDADNPYRYIQVRGHVAEITEAGAREHIDKLSIKYTGKPFGPLRPGEVRVIYKIAPDKLDLH; the protein is encoded by the coding sequence ATGCCCAAGATTCCCGACGAATACCTCGATCTGTTCCAGAAGAAATCATTCGCACACTTGGCGACGGTCATGCCGGACGGCAGCCCGCAAGTGACGCCGGTGTGGGTGGACTACGACGGCAACTACGTCGTCATCAATACTGCGCGCGGCCGGGTGAAAGATCGCAACATGCCGCTAGGCGCGAAGGTGGCCATCGAGATCATGGACGCCGACAACCCGTATCGCTACATCCAGGTGCGCGGTCATGTCGCCGAGATCACCGAAGCCGGCGCGCGCGAGCACATAGATAAGCTCTCGATCAAATACACCGGCAAGCCCTTCGGCCCGCTGCGCCCCGGCGAAGTGCGGGTGATCTATAAGATCGCACCCGATAAGCTCGACCTGCATTGA
- a CDS encoding galactonate dehydratase, translating into MKITRITPILADGGHRIFVFVKVETDQPGLIGWGEATLEGKPRAVAGCVQDMEPMILGQDPRRVEHCWQIVYRSGFWRMGVIGLSAISGIEQALWDIKGKDLGVPVYELLGGRVRDKVRCYTHFGGDTPEAMAEDALRKKAKGWTAIKTVPVPITNVIDGPRKLDAAAAGLRATREAVGDDVDILLDMHGRLTPQMAIQYAKRFEPYTPLFIEEPCRAENPAVMARVARATTIPVATGERLFLRWGFREILETGGASLLQPDPCHCGGISETRKIATMAETYYAGLAPHNPYSPLATAVSVHIDLVSPNFVIQEMIDPDTAPEAQALITEPLPVVNGHILPPDKPGLGVEVNEAECARRKPDFSIERAGGLVMRHYHATHEDGAVADS; encoded by the coding sequence ATGAAAATCACGCGCATCACCCCCATCCTGGCCGACGGCGGCCATCGTATCTTTGTCTTCGTCAAGGTCGAGACCGACCAGCCCGGCCTGATCGGCTGGGGCGAAGCGACGCTGGAGGGCAAGCCGCGCGCCGTCGCCGGCTGCGTCCAGGACATGGAGCCGATGATCCTCGGCCAGGATCCGCGCCGGGTCGAACACTGCTGGCAGATCGTTTATCGCAGCGGCTTCTGGCGCATGGGCGTCATCGGCTTGTCCGCGATCAGCGGCATCGAGCAGGCGTTGTGGGACATCAAGGGCAAAGACCTCGGCGTGCCGGTGTATGAGTTGCTCGGCGGGCGCGTGCGCGATAAGGTGCGCTGCTACACGCATTTCGGCGGCGACACCCCCGAGGCGATGGCCGAGGACGCCCTCCGCAAAAAGGCGAAGGGCTGGACGGCCATCAAGACCGTGCCGGTGCCCATCACCAACGTGATTGATGGGCCGCGCAAACTGGATGCGGCCGCAGCCGGCCTGCGCGCGACGCGCGAAGCGGTCGGTGACGACGTGGACATCCTGCTCGACATGCACGGCCGCCTGACGCCGCAGATGGCGATTCAATATGCCAAGCGCTTCGAGCCGTACACGCCGTTGTTCATTGAGGAACCGTGCCGGGCCGAGAATCCCGCCGTCATGGCGCGCGTGGCCAGGGCGACGACCATCCCCGTGGCGACCGGCGAGCGGTTGTTCCTGCGCTGGGGCTTCCGCGAAATCCTGGAGACCGGCGGGGCGAGCTTGCTGCAGCCCGACCCGTGTCACTGCGGCGGCATCAGCGAGACGCGCAAGATCGCGACTATGGCCGAAACCTACTATGCCGGCCTCGCCCCGCACAACCCCTACAGCCCGCTGGCGACGGCGGTGAGCGTGCACATTGATCTGGTCTCCCCGAACTTCGTCATCCAAGAGATGATTGACCCGGATACCGCGCCGGAAGCGCAAGCGCTCATCACCGAGCCGCTGCCCGTGGTGAACGGCCATATCCTGCCGCCGGACAAGCCCGGCCTGGGTGTCGAGGTGAACGAGGCCGAGTGCGCCAGGCGCAAGCCGGACTTCTCCATCGAACGCGCAGGTGGCCTGGTCATGCGCCACTACCACGCCACGCATGAAGACGGCGCGGTCGCCGATTCCTGA
- a CDS encoding demethylmenaquinone methyltransferase: MSERIEVQLIPPKSIRLPIRGPAFERPDPAIVEQLYAVSSATASAMMHKMGIRQTFIAGPLPRTPGRKIVGPAVTLQFMPQREDIYSGISQEQGERASALWSVFDSVQPGDVLCIQAWGDMYTGCVGEMLSTYFKGRGGIGMVVDGCVRDWPKIQQIGIAMWTKGFTPNYASQATLMPYAYDVPIAMDRVLVLPGDIIIADDDGAVCVPQQMASVILEHTLHHEEWEVFSRMKLAEGGSIWKYYPLSEEGWKEYEAWKAAGR; this comes from the coding sequence ATGTCTGAACGAATCGAAGTCCAACTCATCCCTCCCAAGAGCATTCGCCTGCCGATTCGCGGCCCGGCCTTCGAGCGGCCCGATCCGGCGATCGTCGAGCAACTCTACGCGGTCAGCTCGGCCACGGCCAGCGCAATGATGCACAAGATGGGCATCCGCCAGACGTTCATCGCCGGACCCTTGCCGCGCACGCCCGGTCGCAAGATCGTCGGCCCGGCGGTGACGCTGCAATTCATGCCGCAACGCGAGGACATCTACAGCGGCATCAGCCAGGAGCAGGGCGAACGTGCCAGCGCGCTGTGGAGCGTGTTCGACAGCGTGCAGCCCGGCGATGTGTTGTGCATCCAGGCCTGGGGCGACATGTATACCGGCTGCGTGGGCGAGATGCTCTCCACCTACTTCAAGGGCCGCGGCGGGATCGGCATGGTAGTGGACGGCTGCGTGCGCGACTGGCCCAAGATCCAGCAGATCGGCATCGCGATGTGGACGAAGGGTTTTACGCCCAACTACGCTTCGCAGGCCACGCTGATGCCGTACGCCTACGACGTGCCGATCGCCATGGATCGCGTGCTGGTGTTGCCGGGCGACATCATCATCGCCGACGACGACGGCGCGGTGTGCGTGCCGCAGCAAATGGCCTCCGTGATCCTGGAGCACACGCTGCACCACGAGGAATGGGAAGTCTTCAGCCGGATGAAGCTGGCCGAGGGCGGCTCGATTTGGAAGTACTACCCGCTGAGCGAAGAGGGCTGGAAGGAGTACGAGGCCTGGAAGGCCGCCGGCAGGTAA
- the ftsY gene encoding signal recognition particle receptor FtsY, translating to MPSLRDTLARTRNSIFGKVQTLLGQADITDETWDELEALLLQADVGAATTDKLLTALKTRANDEGIVRADKLRDALKDELRKLLLPGGAPAPYVYDKTRLLEVILVVGVNGSGKTTSIAKLGKLYQSKGRRVLLAACDTFRAAAIDQLQIWGERAGIPVIAGLPNSDPGAVAFDAIQAAFARKCDLLIVDTAGRLHTKHNLMKELEKVRNVLQRSVHEAPHQTLLVIDAANGQNAINQAKGFTASVGVTGVILTKLDGTPKGGVAFAIAGELGIPIRYIGTGEKIDDIQEFDAKAFVDSLFEDGQG from the coding sequence ATGCCATCATTGCGCGACACGCTGGCTCGCACACGTAACAGCATCTTCGGCAAGGTTCAGACGCTGTTGGGCCAGGCCGACATCACCGATGAGACATGGGACGAGCTGGAAGCGCTGCTGCTACAGGCCGACGTGGGCGCGGCGACCACCGACAAACTGCTGACCGCGCTGAAGACGCGCGCCAACGACGAAGGCATCGTCCGCGCCGACAAACTGCGCGACGCGCTCAAGGACGAACTGCGCAAGCTCCTGCTGCCCGGCGGCGCACCGGCCCCCTACGTTTACGACAAGACGCGCCTGCTCGAAGTGATCCTGGTCGTCGGCGTGAACGGCAGCGGCAAGACCACCAGCATCGCCAAGCTCGGCAAGCTGTACCAGTCCAAGGGGCGCAGGGTGCTGCTGGCGGCGTGCGATACCTTTCGCGCCGCGGCGATTGACCAGTTGCAAATCTGGGGCGAGCGCGCCGGCATCCCGGTGATCGCCGGTCTGCCCAACAGCGACCCCGGCGCCGTCGCCTTCGACGCCATCCAGGCCGCCTTCGCCCGCAAATGCGACCTGTTGATCGTAGACACTGCCGGCCGGCTGCACACCAAGCACAACCTGATGAAGGAGCTGGAGAAGGTGCGCAACGTGCTGCAGCGCTCGGTGCACGAAGCGCCACATCAAACGCTGCTGGTGATTGACGCCGCGAACGGCCAGAACGCCATCAACCAGGCCAAGGGCTTCACTGCGTCGGTGGGCGTCACCGGCGTCATCCTCACCAAACTCGACGGCACGCCCAAGGGCGGCGTGGCCTTCGCCATCGCCGGCGAACTCGGCATCCCCATCCGCTACATCGGCACCGGCGAGAAGATTGACGACATCCAGGAGTTCGACGCCAAGGCGTTCGTGGACAGCCTGTTCGAAGATGGGCAAGGCTAG
- a CDS encoding integron integrase, translating to MAASIPSPSNPARPKKLLDQVRDAIRLKHYSYRTEESYVLWIKRFILFHDKRHPNDMGRPEIEAFLTHLATRERVAASTQNQALAALLFLYRNVLHRDDPALFDSLNIARAQKPAHLPTVLTKEEVGKIIRLIPNEYQLMARLLYGSGLRLMECLHLRVKDIDFVQSQIIVRDGKGEKDRVTMLPTSLVAPLQEHLARVKHLHDQDLAKGHGYVDLPYALARKYPNANREWIWQYVFPSRSLSTDPQDPRSDRLYRHHAHESGLQKVVAAAARRAGIPKRVSPHTFRHSFATHSTRSRLRHPHRPGAARPPRCQHDHDLHPRVEQRPKGRPQSPRHLTPRISPSSVVT from the coding sequence ATGGCCGCTTCAATACCTTCACCTTCCAATCCGGCTCGTCCCAAAAAGCTGCTCGACCAGGTACGCGACGCCATTCGCCTCAAGCACTACTCCTATCGCACCGAGGAGAGTTACGTCCTCTGGATCAAACGCTTTATCCTCTTCCACGACAAACGCCATCCGAACGACATGGGCCGGCCTGAGATCGAAGCCTTTCTGACTCACCTGGCAACCCGCGAGCGTGTCGCTGCCTCGACGCAAAATCAGGCACTCGCGGCGCTGCTGTTTCTGTATCGCAACGTCCTCCACCGCGATGACCCAGCCCTCTTCGATTCGCTCAACATAGCGCGCGCCCAGAAACCCGCTCACCTGCCTACTGTGCTGACCAAAGAGGAGGTCGGCAAAATTATACGGCTCATCCCAAACGAATACCAACTCATGGCGCGCCTGCTCTACGGCAGCGGGCTGCGCCTGATGGAATGCCTGCATCTGCGTGTCAAGGATATTGACTTCGTGCAAAGCCAGATCATCGTGCGCGATGGCAAAGGCGAAAAAGACCGCGTGACGATGCTGCCGACCAGCCTGGTCGCGCCGCTTCAGGAACATTTGGCGCGCGTCAAACACCTGCACGACCAAGACCTGGCCAAAGGGCACGGCTACGTTGATCTGCCATATGCCCTGGCGCGCAAATACCCAAACGCCAACCGCGAGTGGATCTGGCAATACGTCTTCCCATCGCGAAGCCTCTCCACAGACCCGCAGGATCCGCGGTCAGACCGGCTCTACCGCCATCATGCCCACGAGAGCGGCCTGCAGAAGGTAGTAGCAGCGGCTGCGCGGCGCGCCGGCATCCCCAAACGTGTCAGCCCCCACACCTTTCGCCATTCGTTTGCCACCCATTCTACTCGAAGCCGGCTACGACATCCGCACCGTCCAGGAGCTGCTCGGCCACCGCGATGTCAGCACGACCATGATCTACACCCACGTGTTGAACAAAGGCCCAAAGGCCGTCCGCAGTCCCCTCGACACCTGACGCCTCGAATCTCACCGTCCTCTGTGGTAACCTAG
- a CDS encoding CPBP family intramembrane metalloprotease, with amino-acid sequence MRVQVDDRRAWQFFAVAFAFSWAFWIPNALAANGVALPEDVANFLAGPLNPAAFGPTFAALLLSLLYQGAHGVVQLLRRGVDFRFGKVWLAAILLLPLVIFGGSVFAAILAGVRPFDPLVITNPAFALIAFFVILFTAGPLQEEFGWRGYALPRLQSRFGALTSSLIVGFFWWLWHLPAVFIPGRFMADSLPIFLALAVVIMLTSVLFTWVYNNTNGSVLAVLLMHAAMNWSIWIAMPSTRMDLPTAAFMVGFLAVAVLIVVRGWGAVHLRRSPT; translated from the coding sequence ATGCGCGTTCAAGTTGACGACAGGCGCGCCTGGCAGTTCTTCGCCGTCGCGTTTGCGTTCTCCTGGGCCTTTTGGATTCCCAACGCGCTGGCAGCCAACGGCGTTGCGCTGCCGGAGGATGTGGCCAACTTCCTGGCCGGCCCGCTCAACCCCGCTGCCTTCGGGCCGACCTTCGCCGCGCTCTTGTTGAGCTTACTCTACCAGGGCGCCCACGGGGTCGTCCAACTTTTGAGGCGGGGCGTGGACTTCCGATTTGGGAAGGTCTGGCTGGCGGCGATCCTGCTCCTCCCGCTGGTCATCTTCGGCGGATCGGTCTTCGCCGCGATCCTGGCCGGCGTGCGGCCGTTCGACCCTTTGGTAATCACTAACCCGGCCTTCGCCCTGATCGCCTTCTTTGTCATCTTGTTCACGGCCGGGCCGCTCCAGGAGGAGTTCGGCTGGCGGGGCTATGCGCTGCCGCGCTTGCAATCGCGCTTTGGCGCGCTCACCTCCAGCTTAATCGTGGGCTTCTTCTGGTGGCTGTGGCACCTTCCGGCGGTCTTCATCCCTGGCCGATTCATGGCCGATAGCCTGCCGATCTTCCTGGCCTTGGCGGTGGTCATCATGCTGACCTCCGTCCTCTTCACCTGGGTCTACAACAACACCAACGGTAGCGTGCTGGCCGTGCTGCTGATGCACGCTGCCATGAACTGGTCCATCTGGATCGCCATGCCCAGCACGCGGATGGACCTGCCGACGGCTGCCTTCATGGTCGGCTTCTTGGCTGTTGCAGTCCTCATCGTCGTCAGGGGGTGGGGCGCGGTGCATTTGCGGCGTTCGCCGACCTAA